One segment of Leptospirillum ferrooxidans C2-3 DNA contains the following:
- a CDS encoding ISNCY family transposase has protein sequence MDRTNVLQEIRKMRFEDTWNEWKKGCLTQEEAGRILGMSERTFRRYVRRVEEEGIQGILDKRLTQASSRRAPVDEALGLVEKYRSRHDGWNVKHFHFWYRKEGGKRSYTWVKKTLQENGAVRKAPGKGKHRKRRERAAWEGMMIHQDASSHPWVSGQIWDLVVTMDDATNEHYSMFFVEEEGTASSLQGIREVIGKKGLPSSLYTDRGSHYWVTPEAGGKVDKKNLTQFGRAMKQLGIEMIAAYSPEARGRSERAFRTHQERLPKELALAGITTMEAANRYLSDVYLPAFNTEFSHRAPEEGSAFVPWTGDSIDEILCEHHERIVGNDNCVSFEGRTLQIPSDRYRLHYVRATARSTGIPTDRSPCFMDPGSFPTILSKNRRFQKRKRNHEPKLFRPESARSKLMSENGETRSF, from the coding sequence ATGGACCGAACAAATGTGCTACAGGAGATCCGGAAGATGCGTTTTGAAGACACCTGGAATGAATGGAAGAAAGGATGCCTCACTCAGGAAGAGGCCGGCCGGATTCTCGGGATGAGTGAAAGGACCTTCCGGAGATATGTCCGGCGAGTCGAGGAGGAAGGGATCCAGGGGATTCTGGACAAACGACTCACCCAGGCCTCATCGAGACGGGCCCCGGTCGATGAAGCCCTGGGACTGGTCGAAAAGTACCGGAGCCGGCATGATGGCTGGAACGTGAAACACTTTCACTTCTGGTACCGGAAAGAAGGCGGGAAACGGAGCTATACCTGGGTCAAGAAGACGCTTCAGGAGAACGGAGCGGTCCGGAAAGCTCCTGGCAAGGGGAAGCACCGGAAGAGACGGGAACGTGCGGCCTGGGAAGGGATGATGATCCATCAGGATGCCAGCAGTCATCCCTGGGTGTCCGGACAGATCTGGGATCTGGTGGTGACGATGGATGATGCGACCAATGAGCATTACAGCATGTTCTTTGTGGAGGAGGAGGGAACCGCGTCCAGCCTTCAGGGGATACGGGAGGTGATCGGGAAAAAAGGGCTTCCTTCCTCCCTGTACACAGACCGGGGCAGCCACTACTGGGTCACGCCGGAAGCGGGAGGGAAGGTGGACAAGAAGAACCTCACCCAGTTTGGACGGGCGATGAAACAGCTGGGCATCGAAATGATTGCCGCCTACTCCCCCGAAGCGCGGGGACGCAGTGAACGGGCTTTCCGGACCCATCAGGAGCGTCTTCCCAAAGAGCTCGCCCTGGCGGGAATCACGACGATGGAAGCGGCCAACCGCTATCTGTCCGACGTCTATCTTCCAGCCTTCAATACCGAATTTTCCCATCGGGCCCCGGAGGAAGGATCGGCCTTCGTTCCCTGGACCGGAGACTCTATAGACGAGATTCTCTGCGAGCACCACGAACGGATTGTTGGCAACGACAACTGCGTGTCTTTCGAAGGACGGACCCTTCAGATCCCTTCCGACCGGTACCGGCTCCATTACGTCCGGGCCACAGCAAGATCCACCGGCATCCCGACGGATCGCTCTCCCTGTTTCATGGACCCCGGAAGCTTTCCGACTATCCTGTCGAAAAACCGGAGATTCCAAAAACGAAAAAGGAACCACGAACCAAAGCTCTTTCGACCGGAATCCGCCCGGTCGAAGCTCATGTCTGAGAACGGGGAAACCCGGAGTTTTTAA